A window from Vulpes vulpes isolate BD-2025 chromosome 9, VulVul3, whole genome shotgun sequence encodes these proteins:
- the TRMT1 gene encoding tRNA (guanine(26)-N(2))-dimethyltransferase isoform X1 → MSRARILPWLNLTLRSACSLCRARFMKGQPQGLPNPAEMENGTEPCGEERPSEIQETTVTEGAAKIAFPSANEVFYNPVQEFNRDLTCAVITEFARIQLAAKGIRIKVPGEKDVQKVVVDLSEQEEEKAEMKEGANLAPGDQPRTAAVGEICEEGLRVLEGLAASGLRSIRFAREVPGLQSVVANDASARAVDLICRNVQLNGVAHLVHPRHADARMLMYQHQKVSERFDVIDLDPYGSPAPFLDAAVQAVSEGGLLCVTCTDMAVLAGNSGETCYSKYGAMALKSRACHEMALRIVLHSLDLRANCYQRFVVPLLSISADFYVRVFVRVFTGQAKVKASASKQALVFQCVGCGTFHLQRLGKASGAAGGRVKFSAACGPPVAPECEHCGQRHQLGGPLWAEPIHDLDFVGRVLEAVSTNPGRFHTSERIRGVLSVITEELPDVPLYYTLDQLSSTIHCSTPSLLQLRSALLHAGFQVSLSHACKNAVKTDAPSSALWDIMRCWEKECPVKRERLSETSPAFRILSVEPRLQANFTIRDDANPSSRQRGLKRFQANPEANWGPRPRARPGGKAAGEAMEERRRLHQNKRKEPAEDPVQRAARLKTFPCKRFKEGTCQRGDECCYSHSPPTPEDAAEATPSDGPKTPYQNPPGPGVATGPGVD, encoded by the exons ATGTCCCGTGCGAGAATCCTTCCGTGGCTAAACCTGACTCTCCGCTCCGCCTGCAGTCTCTGTAGAGCCAGGTTTATGAAGGGGCAGCCGCAAGGGCTACCGAATCCGGCCGAAATGGAGAACGGCACTGAGCCCTGCGGAGAAGAGCGCCCCTCTGAGATTCAGGAGACAACTGTCACCGAGGGGGCCGCCAAAATAGCCTTCCCCAGCGCCAACGAAGTCTTCTACAACCCAGTGCAGGAGTTCAACCGGGACCTGAC ATGTGCCGTGATCACCGAGTTTGCTCGCATTCAGCTCGCGGCCAAAGGAATCCGGA TCAAGGTACCAGGTGAGAAGGACGTGCAAAAGGTGGTCGTGGACTTGTCAGAGCAAGAGGAGGAAAAGGCTGAGATGAAGGAGGGTGCAAACCTGGCCCCAGGAGACCAACCTCGAACAGCTGCCGTGGGGGAGATCTGCGAG GAAGGCCTTCGAGTACTGGAGGGTCTGGCAGCCTCCGGCCTACGTTCCATTCGCTTTGCGCGAGAGGTGCCCGGGCTCCAGTCTGTGGTTGCCAATGATGCCTCTGCCCGAGCCGTGGATCTCATTTGCCGTAACGTGCAGCTCAACGGTGTGGCCCACCTGGTACATCCCAGGCATGCAGATGCCCG GATGCTGATGTACCAGCACCAGAAGGTATCCGAGCGGTTTGATGTCATCGACCTGGACCCCTATGGCAGCCCTGCTCCCTTCTTGGATGCAGCTGTGCAGGCTGTGAGTGAAGGAG GGCTGCTGTGCGTGACCTGCACGGACATGGCAGTGCTGGCGGGGAACAGCGGAGAGACGTGCTACAGCAAGTATGGGGCCATGGCCCTCAAGAGTCGTGCCTGCCACGAGATG gccctgagGATCGTCCTGCACAGCCTGGACCTCCGAGCCAACTGCTACCAGCGCTTCGTGGTGCCACTGCTCAGCATCAGTGCTGACTTCTATGTGCGTGTTTTCGTTCGTGTCTTCACCGGCCAGGCCAAGGTCAAAGCCTCAGCCAG CAAGCAGGCACTGGTATTCCAGTGTGTGGGCTGCGGGACCTTCCACCTTCAGCGTCTTGGCAAAGCGTCGGGAGCCGCTGGTGGCCG GGTCAAGTTTTCTGCAGCCTGCGGTCCCCCGGTCGCTCCGGAGTGTGAGCACTGTGGGCAGCGACACCAG CTTGGCGGTCCCCTGTGGGCAGAGCCCATCCATGACCTGGACTTCGTGGGTCGTGTCCTAGAGGCTGTGAGCACCAACCCTGGCCGCTTCCACACTTCGGAGCGCATCCGAGGGGTCTTGAGTGTCATCActgag GAGCTCCCGGATGTGCCTCTCTACTACACGCTGGACCAGCTAAGCAGCACCATCCACTGCAGCACGCCCAGCCTTCTACAGCTGCG gtCGGCCCTCCTCCACGCTGGCTTCCAGGTCTCACTGTCCCATGCCTGCAAGAATGCGGTGAAGACGGATGCCCCCTCTTCGGCCCTCTGGGACATCATGCGCTGCTGG GAAAAGGAGTGTCCGGTGAAACGGGAGCGCCTGTCAGAGACCAGCCCGGCGTTCCGCATTCTCAGCGTGGAGCCCAG GCTGCAGGCCAACTTCACTATCCGGGATGATGCCAACCCCAGCTCCCGCCAGCGAGGACTCAAGCGCTTCCAGGCTAATCCCGAGGCCAACTggggcccccggccccgcgcccggccaGG GGGCAAGGCTGCAGGTGAAGCTATGGAGGAGAGACGCAGGCTGCACCAGAATAAGAGAAAGGAGCCCGCGGAAGACCCAGTCCAGCGGGCTGCCCGGCTCAAGACGTTTCCCTGTAAAAGATTCAAGGAG GGCACCTGTCAGCGTGGGGACGAGTGCTGCTACTCCCACAGCCCCCCAACACCTGAGGACGCTGCTGAAGCCACCCCCAGTGACGGTCCCAAGACCCCTTACCAGAACCCACCAGGGCCAGGCGTCGCCACTGGTCCTGGAGTAGACTGA
- the TRMT1 gene encoding tRNA (guanine(26)-N(2))-dimethyltransferase isoform X2: MLMYQHQKVSERFDVIDLDPYGSPAPFLDAAVQAVSEGGLLCVTCTDMAVLAGNSGETCYSKYGAMALKSRACHEMALRIVLHSLDLRANCYQRFVVPLLSISADFYVRVFVRVFTGQAKVKASASKQALVFQCVGCGTFHLQRLGKASGAAGGRVKFSAACGPPVAPECEHCGQRHQLGGPLWAEPIHDLDFVGRVLEAVSTNPGRFHTSERIRGVLSVITEELPDVPLYYTLDQLSSTIHCSTPSLLQLRSALLHAGFQVSLSHACKNAVKTDAPSSALWDIMRCWEKECPVKRERLSETSPAFRILSVEPRLQANFTIRDDANPSSRQRGLKRFQANPEANWGPRPRARPGGKAAGEAMEERRRLHQNKRKEPAEDPVQRAARLKTFPCKRFKEGTCQRGDECCYSHSPPTPEDAAEATPSDGPKTPYQNPPGPGVATGPGVD; encoded by the exons ATGCTGATGTACCAGCACCAGAAGGTATCCGAGCGGTTTGATGTCATCGACCTGGACCCCTATGGCAGCCCTGCTCCCTTCTTGGATGCAGCTGTGCAGGCTGTGAGTGAAGGAG GGCTGCTGTGCGTGACCTGCACGGACATGGCAGTGCTGGCGGGGAACAGCGGAGAGACGTGCTACAGCAAGTATGGGGCCATGGCCCTCAAGAGTCGTGCCTGCCACGAGATG gccctgagGATCGTCCTGCACAGCCTGGACCTCCGAGCCAACTGCTACCAGCGCTTCGTGGTGCCACTGCTCAGCATCAGTGCTGACTTCTATGTGCGTGTTTTCGTTCGTGTCTTCACCGGCCAGGCCAAGGTCAAAGCCTCAGCCAG CAAGCAGGCACTGGTATTCCAGTGTGTGGGCTGCGGGACCTTCCACCTTCAGCGTCTTGGCAAAGCGTCGGGAGCCGCTGGTGGCCG GGTCAAGTTTTCTGCAGCCTGCGGTCCCCCGGTCGCTCCGGAGTGTGAGCACTGTGGGCAGCGACACCAG CTTGGCGGTCCCCTGTGGGCAGAGCCCATCCATGACCTGGACTTCGTGGGTCGTGTCCTAGAGGCTGTGAGCACCAACCCTGGCCGCTTCCACACTTCGGAGCGCATCCGAGGGGTCTTGAGTGTCATCActgag GAGCTCCCGGATGTGCCTCTCTACTACACGCTGGACCAGCTAAGCAGCACCATCCACTGCAGCACGCCCAGCCTTCTACAGCTGCG gtCGGCCCTCCTCCACGCTGGCTTCCAGGTCTCACTGTCCCATGCCTGCAAGAATGCGGTGAAGACGGATGCCCCCTCTTCGGCCCTCTGGGACATCATGCGCTGCTGG GAAAAGGAGTGTCCGGTGAAACGGGAGCGCCTGTCAGAGACCAGCCCGGCGTTCCGCATTCTCAGCGTGGAGCCCAG GCTGCAGGCCAACTTCACTATCCGGGATGATGCCAACCCCAGCTCCCGCCAGCGAGGACTCAAGCGCTTCCAGGCTAATCCCGAGGCCAACTggggcccccggccccgcgcccggccaGG GGGCAAGGCTGCAGGTGAAGCTATGGAGGAGAGACGCAGGCTGCACCAGAATAAGAGAAAGGAGCCCGCGGAAGACCCAGTCCAGCGGGCTGCCCGGCTCAAGACGTTTCCCTGTAAAAGATTCAAGGAG GGCACCTGTCAGCGTGGGGACGAGTGCTGCTACTCCCACAGCCCCCCAACACCTGAGGACGCTGCTGAAGCCACCCCCAGTGACGGTCCCAAGACCCCTTACCAGAACCCACCAGGGCCAGGCGTCGCCACTGGTCCTGGAGTAGACTGA
- the LYL1 gene encoding protein lyl-1, translating to MCPPQAQAEVGPTMTEKAEMVCAPSPVPALPPKPASPGPPKVKEVGHQSSSSPRLPPGVPVISLGHTRPPGAAVATTELSALRPPLLQLSTLGTAPPPLALHYHPHPFLNSLYIGPAGPFGIFPSSRLKRRPSHCELELAEGHQPQKVARRVFTNSRERWRQQNVNGAFAELRKLLPTHPPDRKLSKNEVLRLAMKYIGFLVRLLRDQAAALAAGPAPPGPRKRPAHRAPHDGSRRGPCRRAEAAVRAQPAPPAGPDGGPDGVARPIKTERAAVSPEVR from the exons ATGTGCCCgccccaggcccaggcagaggTGGGCCCCACCATGACTGAGAAGGCCGAAATGGTGTGTGCCCCCAGCCCAGTGCCTGCTCTGCCCCCCAAGCCCGCCTCGCCTGGGCCCCCGAAAGTGAAGGAGGTTGGCCACCAAAGCTCCTCATCCCCCAGGCTGCCTCCTGGCGTGCCAGTGATCAGCCTGGGCCACACCAGGCCCCCAGGGGCAGCCGTGGCCACCACGGAGCTGAGTGCCCTGCGGCCCCCGCTGCTGCAGCTCTCTACCCTGGGAACCGCCCCACCGCCCCTGGCCCTGCATTATCACCCTCACCCTTTCCTCAACAG CCTCTACATTGGGCCAGCAGGACCTTTTGGCATCTTCCCTAGCAGCCGGCTGAAGCGGAGACCGAGCCACTGTGAGCTGGAGCTGGCTGAGG GGCACCAGCCCCAGAAGGTGGCCCGGCGTGTGTTCACCAACAGCCGGGAGCGCTGGCGGCAGCAGAACGTGAATGGTGCCTTCGCAGAGCTCAGGAAGCTGCTGCCAACGCACCCGCCCGACCGGAAGCTGAGCAAGAACGAGGTGCTCCGCTTGGCCATGAAATACATTGGCTTCCTGGTGCGGCTGCTGCGCGACCAGGCGGCCGCTCtggccgcaggccccgccccgcccgggccccgcaAACGGCCGGCGCACCGAGCCCCGCACGACGGCTCCCGCCGCGGGCCTTGTCGCAGGGCCGAGGCCGCGGTGCGCGCGCAgcccgcgcccccggccggcCCCGACGGCGGCCCCGACGGGGTGGCCCGGCCCATCAAGACGGAACGAGCGGCCGTGAGCCCTGAGGTGCGGTGA